DNA from Homo sapiens chromosome 1, GRCh38.p14 Primary Assembly:
ATAATGGTCAATGGACAGACTGTCTAAAGGGGAAAAGTCGAGAGAAGTCAGGGAAGTAGTTGAAGATGACCGTTTTTGTCATGACTGAGCAGAGCCAGAAACAGGCTACTCCATGATTTTTAGTGGAATACACACCTTGTTAAGAGCTCATGGGTGACTACTAAACCTCAACTTTATGCCTACCCCAGCCCAAACTGTTCATTGTTCAGAGCCTTCATacctttcaaaaaaatgaaatccttaaaATCCCAGGCAGCTTTCCAAATCCCATAAATGCCCCACAGTTGGTGGCATGTGGGTCACTTGTTTCCAGGCAGAGAATATTTAAATTCAAGGGCAATGATAAAGTCTTGTATCCTTCATTTCAAGTCTCTAGCAGCATATGAAATTTCTTTAGAAAGTGGTTACCTTTCCTGAGGACACACACCTCCCCACAACCTTCTGTAGGGCCCCTGTGACATCCTTGTTCCTAAGGCTGTAAATGAGTGGATTGAGCATGGGAGTAAGGATGGTGTAGAAGGCAGATACAGCTTTGTCCTGCTCAGGGGTGTGGTAAGAATGAGGCAGCACGTATGTGTACATGGCAGCCCCATAGAAGAGGCTGACAACCACCATGTGTGAGGAGCAGGTGGCCACagcctttcccctcccctctgcctcgCTCATCCTATAAACAGTAATGAGAATTCTTGTGTAAGAGCCCGAGATGACAGAGAAAGGGATGAGGAGCATCATAATACAGCAGACATACATGGCTGTCTCGTAGGCTGATGTGTCCGTGCAGGAGAGCTTCAGAAGGGCAGGCACCTCGCAGAAGAAGTGGTTGATCTCCCGAGAGGCACAGAAGGGGAACTGCATGGTGACGGGGGTGAGCAAGAAACCATCGATAGACCCTCCCAGCCAGGCTGCCGCCACAATCAACCAGCAGATCTTGCGGCTCATGAGGACAGGATAGTGCAGAGGGTTGCAGATGGCTACGTAGCGATCATAGGACATGAGTCCTAGGAGGAAGAACTCAGCCCCTGCTAAGGTCAAGTAGAGGAAGTGTTGGGCAGTGCATCCAGCAAAGGAAATGGCTCTCTGGCTCATCACCTGGTCGACCAGCATTTTGGGCACAATGGTGGAAATATACAGGATGTCCCTGAGGGAGAGCTGGCTGAGCAggaagtacatgggggtgtggaggcGGGAGTCTATGTGGATGAGAATGATCTTGACCACGTTGCTGGCTATGGAGGTCAAAAAGACCAGGAGAATGAGGGCAAAGAGAAGCCAGGGGAAACGGGCGTTGCTGAACAAACCCAGAAGGATAAAGTCGGCATACACGGAATAATTGCTCTGCTCCATAGCTCTGTAGGGTACACAAAAGAGATATGACAAAGTTGGAAAGGTATCTGATTTACATAAAACATTATGATGTAGTCATGAACAAACCAAGGTCAAGTCGATCTTATTTCTTGAAGCTCATAATTTCCCTGAGAGAACTGCCTGAGCAGGATTGTGCTACATCTCATTATACCATCATTGTTCATTTAAGGATTTTCTTGATTTGGTGATTACTATTTAGAGTTCATGATCAAACAATCTTTTTGTTCATGaccatttatttctgtctttcgAGTACCACCTTACATTGGTGAGGATGCATATAAGACATAAGAATGGAACCAGCCTGATTCAATAGGATAGGGTggtggggaggaaaggaggattGTCCACATCCTACACTGCTCTCCTTATACTAGACTCTAAGTTCTCACACTTAGAATCCAGTTTGAAGATCACCACGAGTATATATTTGCCTATGGAAGAATAACTGCATTATTTGACCTAATTTACACCATTCTTGACACACTTGTACATTGTAAAATGAGTACTCAACTTACATGTATCAGGTGGAGTATTGCAGAATGAGCCTGTGTTGAATAAAAAGAGCTGAGTTCTGAGAAGTCATCCAAGAATTCATAGGAGGAAAAATCATGGGAGAAAACGTTGAGGGTCAAGTGGTGTTTGCTTTCCTTCTTGCAGCAGCAAACTACCAATTATTAACATACAACTCGTTAAAGTGTTAGAATCCCAtttaacttatgaaaaaataaactagtTTAAGTATTAGACCTAGTGTATCCCAAAAAGAAGGGATCTCTCATACTTGAAGTtagattctgcatatgtatccatatcagttaaatattttaccacaatttaggAACACTTGAGTTATTTGGATAGCTTCTCCCTGCATCATATAGATCTGCACTATCCAGGGTGGTAGCCATGAGGCTTATGAAGCTGTGGAGCCCCTGAAACACGACTGCTCCAAATCAAGATGTGCCATGAGCACAAAGTTAATTCAAACACctgttaaaaatatatgcaacacATCTCCTTAAAACTTTATATTATGGTAACTTTTAGATATATTTGGATAATATAGATTAAAATTAGTTTCacctattttttacatttttaatgtggttactagaaaatttagaattctCTGTGGCTCCCCTAGGATTTCTACTAGGCAGCACTGGTCTAGAGTTATCCCTGAGAATATGACAGCTCCAAATACCTTCATCCAAACAAGTCCTCCAGAGTTAAACACACCACAAATTAGAATTGAGCCAAAAAATTTAGGTGTGTACCAAATTAGAAAAATGGCTTTACTTGTATATGCATTCACCCTCAAATAGCAGTAAGAACATTAATAAGTGATTCGTAAATTTTACGTTTCCAAACAACTTTGTAAGATACTAGACCATTCTACAGTTGAAAATTAGGCTTAAGGAAACTTCCCCAAGGAGGAACATTGTTCTTTAAACAGTGACAGTGTAATTGTTCTATGCTGTTTTCCAACAGGACAAAGTAGACATcaattcattccataaatatttctcaaGAGGCACATTGGGTAAGCCAAAGTTTGATATTCTGAAAGGCCCTGAAAGAATGTAAGACATCATCT
Protein-coding regions in this window:
- the OR2T27 gene encoding olfactory receptor 2T27; translated protein: MEQSNYSVYADFILLGLFSNARFPWLLFALILLVFLTSIASNVVKIILIHIDSRLHTPMYFLLSQLSLRDILYISTIVPKMLVDQVMSQRAISFAGCTAQHFLYLTLAGAEFFLLGLMSYDRYVAICNPLHYPVLMSRKICWLIVAAAWLGGSIDGFLLTPVTMQFPFCASREINHFFCEVPALLKLSCTDTSAYETAMYVCCIMMLLIPFSVISGSYTRILITVYRMSEAEGRGKAVATCSSHMVVVSLFYGAAMYTYVLPHSYHTPEQDKAVSAFYTILTPMLNPLIYSLRNKDVTGALQKVVGRCVSSGKVTTF